One Amycolatopsis sp. NBC_00355 genomic window carries:
- a CDS encoding PP2C family protein-serine/threonine phosphatase, translating to MDLSRAEPAPDGTPAVPDAEQAGIIAALRRRVRTACAEAGIPVEDRARLVLEITLLAEPVLDTGGTVTLETTAADGVLTITVRVPEPIAWQFPLGDQPVPVPADDDRASRQEMLALTDRADTLARQQQELRDELADTNSGVLAMYVELEQRDEQLRHAHARIFQELEDALRPRPPAVPGLELGVCYSPTEPDSPTGGDLYDWFVLPDGRLHVTLVDAVGHGVASTRDALTVTHAIRTLALEGHPFPDLIAHASRTLAPIAPDLMATVLLARIHPGTGATQLANGGHPEPVLVDASGDTRFLRPPVVGRGVGFPDPGSPGLVELGLAPGATLLLYTDGLVESRKDIDEGQARLLEAARTHADRPARVLPSEVVARMHDVVIYADDTVLLAIRRSAADANR from the coding sequence GTGGATCTGTCTCGCGCGGAACCGGCTCCGGACGGGACACCCGCGGTACCCGACGCCGAGCAGGCCGGAATCATCGCTGCGCTGCGCCGACGTGTCCGCACCGCGTGCGCGGAAGCCGGGATCCCCGTCGAAGACCGGGCCCGGCTCGTGCTGGAGATCACCCTCCTCGCCGAACCCGTCCTCGACACCGGCGGAACGGTCACCCTCGAAACCACCGCGGCCGATGGCGTGCTCACCATCACCGTCCGGGTGCCGGAACCCATCGCCTGGCAATTCCCCCTCGGCGACCAGCCGGTCCCGGTGCCCGCCGACGACGACCGGGCGAGCCGGCAGGAGATGCTGGCCCTGACCGACCGCGCGGACACGCTCGCCCGGCAACAGCAGGAGCTGCGGGACGAACTGGCCGACACCAACAGCGGCGTGCTCGCGATGTACGTCGAACTCGAGCAACGCGACGAACAGCTCCGCCACGCCCACGCCCGGATCTTCCAGGAACTGGAAGACGCCCTGCGGCCCCGGCCGCCGGCCGTTCCGGGGCTGGAGCTGGGCGTCTGCTACTCCCCGACCGAACCGGACTCCCCCACCGGCGGCGACCTCTACGACTGGTTCGTCCTGCCCGACGGCCGCCTGCACGTGACCCTGGTCGACGCCGTCGGCCACGGCGTCGCCTCGACCAGGGACGCCCTCACCGTCACCCACGCCATCCGCACCCTCGCCCTCGAAGGCCACCCGTTCCCGGACCTGATCGCCCACGCGTCCCGCACCCTCGCCCCGATCGCGCCCGACCTCATGGCGACCGTGCTGCTGGCCCGGATCCACCCCGGCACCGGCGCCACCCAGCTCGCCAACGGCGGCCATCCCGAGCCCGTCCTCGTCGACGCCTCGGGGGACACGCGGTTCCTCCGCCCTCCGGTCGTCGGCCGCGGTGTCGGCTTCCCGGACCCCGGCAGCCCCGGCCTGGTCGAACTGGGCTTGGCGCCGGGAGCCACGTTGCTGCTCTACACCGACGGTCTGGTCGAATCCCGCAAAGACATCGACGAGGGCCAGGCCCGCCTGCTGGAGGCCGCTCGCACGCACGCCGACCGGCCGGCGAGGGTCCTGCCGAGCGAGGTCGTCGCCCGGATGCACGACGTCGTCATCTACGCGGACGACACCGTGCTCCTGGCCATCCGCCGATCCGCGGCCGACGCGAATCGCTGA